The proteins below come from a single Mytilus edulis chromosome 5, xbMytEdul2.2, whole genome shotgun sequence genomic window:
- the LOC139525379 gene encoding N-terminal EF-hand calcium-binding protein 1-like, with translation MANQENQSSIFLDVFRRADKKDNGQISWEEFVSFFADGVMGKDELETLFKQIDTHNTNYIDPGELCQFFSQHLGEFKQIYDVVEDLHTKINTALHTTSKTYPAETRMNKFIKRFLMKEVTNQVSALQLPLESASEGMDELAKEESGDTKPVEASDVLKKSDITPGRVGRRAKRQGSNQSQNSIFDGTMSTTLTAQVDRLSTLLDRLEHGVNTDGFVDEDLEALASDKYYLVEFETNIKGDSKEVFRKAMRTYIEGANNAEGCLSTCVRYYKDIGSFALYEIWDSEENFKKYNSDGTKFSVQMKEYIDGPVNNKSLDFPASWWKKNA, from the exons GTGTTTCGAAGGGCAGACAAAAAAG ATAATGGACAGATATCATGGGAGGAGTTTGTCTCCTTCTTTGCTGATGGTGTCATGGGGAAAGATGAATTGGAAACTTTGTTTAAGCAGATTGACACACATAATACCAA TTATATAGATCCTGGTGAGCTATGTCAGTTTTTCTCCCAACATTTGGGAGAATTTAAACAGATCTATGATGTGGTGGAGGATCTTCATACCAAGATTAATACAGCTTTGCATACTACATCAAAG ACATATCCAGCAGAGACCAGAATGAACAAGTTCATTAAACGTTTTCTGATGAAGGAAGTGACCAATCAGGTGTCAGCATTGCAGTTACCTCTAGAATCTGCATCAGAAGGAATGGATGAACTAGCTAAGGAAGAAAG TGGTGATACTAAACCAGTTGAAGCGTCTGACGTCCTGAAGAAATCCGATATAACACCAGGACGTGTGGGAAGACGTGCAAAACGTCAAGGCAGTAATCAGTCACAAAACAGTATTTTTGATG GAACAATGTCTACAACCTTGACTGCCCAGGTGGACAGACTTTCTACTTTACTGGACAGACTAGAACATGGT gTAAACACTGATGGCTTTGTGGATGAAGATCTAGAAGCTTTGGCGTCAGATAAG TATTACTTGGTGGAATTTGAGACAAATATTAAAGGAGATAGTAAAGAGGTGTTCAGAAAGGCTATGAGAACTTACATAGAGGGAGCTAATAATGCAGAGGGATGTCTCAG CACATGTGTTAGATATTATAAGGACATTGGATCATTTGCTTTGTATGAAATATGGGACTCAGAGGAAAATTTCAAGAA aTACAATAGTGATGGGACCAAGTTTTCTGTTCAGATGAAAGAGTACATTGATGGTCCTGTCAACAACAAGAGTCTGGATTTCCCAG CTTCTTGGTGGAAGAAGAATGCTTAA